A genomic region of Marinobacter sp. NP-4(2019) contains the following coding sequences:
- a CDS encoding DUF6435 family protein → MLGFLKGDPKKKLQKAYEDKLAKALHAQRNGDLRTHGTLMEEAEKIYAEIQALEKQE, encoded by the coding sequence ATGCTGGGATTTCTGAAAGGTGATCCGAAAAAGAAACTGCAAAAAGCGTACGAAGACAAACTCGCCAAGGCGCTCCACGCGCAGCGCAATGGTGATCTGCGCACCCATGGCACGCTGATGGAAGAAGCGGAGAAGATTTACGCGGAAATTCAGGCTTTGGAAAAGCAGGAATAA
- a CDS encoding rhodanese-related sulfurtransferase: MSNTVVVCALYKFAVLNDYKTLRQPLLDLMLEKDVHGTLLLAREGINGTIAGSREGIDAIKGWLASDERFDGIDYKESFVDIQPFKRTKVKLKKEIVTMGVDGVDPKRIVGTYVQPKDWNDLISDPDVVLVDTRNQYEVEIGTFKNAVNPATETFREFPEYVQRNLDPSRHKKVAMFCTGGIRCEKSTAFLKEQGFEEVYHLQGGILKYLEEVPEEQSLWQGECFVFDDRVTVNHKLERGEYDQCHACRRPITEQDKQRPEYEQGVSCHQCIESLTEEQKARFAERERQMRLAEERGEAHVGGEAARIIAERKARKKAERERQARRSLEGEQAGKSAKA; this comes from the coding sequence ATGAGCAACACCGTCGTTGTCTGCGCGCTATACAAGTTCGCAGTGCTGAATGATTACAAGACCCTTCGCCAGCCGTTGCTGGACCTGATGCTGGAGAAAGACGTGCACGGCACCCTGCTGCTGGCACGGGAAGGCATCAACGGCACCATTGCCGGCAGCCGCGAGGGCATTGATGCCATCAAGGGATGGCTTGCCAGCGATGAGCGTTTTGACGGCATCGATTACAAGGAATCCTTCGTGGATATCCAGCCGTTCAAGCGCACCAAGGTGAAGCTCAAGAAAGAGATCGTCACCATGGGGGTCGATGGCGTTGATCCGAAGCGCATCGTCGGTACCTATGTGCAGCCAAAGGACTGGAATGATCTGATTTCCGATCCGGACGTCGTTCTGGTGGACACCCGCAACCAGTACGAGGTGGAGATCGGAACGTTCAAAAATGCCGTCAATCCGGCCACTGAAACCTTCCGTGAATTTCCCGAGTATGTGCAGCGCAATCTGGACCCGTCCAGACACAAAAAGGTTGCCATGTTCTGCACCGGTGGAATCCGTTGTGAAAAATCCACGGCGTTTCTGAAAGAGCAGGGATTCGAAGAGGTTTACCACCTGCAGGGCGGCATCCTGAAGTATCTGGAGGAAGTCCCGGAGGAGCAAAGCCTGTGGCAGGGTGAGTGCTTTGTCTTCGATGATCGCGTCACGGTCAACCACAAGCTCGAGCGCGGCGAATACGACCAGTGCCACGCCTGCCGGCGTCCGATCACCGAGCAAGACAAGCAGCGCCCGGAGTATGAGCAGGGTGTGAGTTGCCATCAGTGCATCGAGTCACTGACGGAAGAACAGAAAGCACGGTTTGCAGAGCGCGAGCGGCAGATGCGGCTGGCGGAAGAGCGTGGCGAGGCCCATGTAGGTGGCGAGGCGGCCCGTATCATCGCCGAACGCAAGGCCCGCAAGAAGGCGGAGCGCGAGCGTCAGGCCCGCAGGAGTCTGGAGGGCGAGCAGGCCGGGAAATCCGCGAAGGCGTAA
- a CDS encoding glycosyltransferase, protein MIFRNPLKWLFYLCLGIVLLLVGYKVYLNLFLKDFDGIHTEQVERIQRTVGEDRPFSFAVVGNINNSVGIFEDRIIPELNRSGIDFLVSAGNAVSGGGEDKYRALYGSLSHLTIPYLLTFGAHEYEEFGSFRFYDHFGPHFYSLQAGNSRLIFLDSTGKTSWQWQIRWLNDLLSRDTSAARILFIGHPPVEPEADAPFDQQDDYLAPDAFRDALLQAIEQHSIDLVFSANLSLYSDRQVGDTRFITTGGAGGLILNNDTSFYHFVRVGVSPSGEISHSLQRLEVGQHPIFKRLESLWFFIYSLLYTGYVNFILIVTVFLAIAIKLYIAIFVGKDYYPDYDLDPTPWRERPLRVAMFTNNYLPFIGGVPLSIERLRRGLEHLGDRLLVVAPSYKGQPDTEEQVLRVPSLLAMGQKREFRLANIFLARIRKRVRAFKPDIIHLHHPFWLGSLGLFMARRLRVPAVYTYHTRLEHYAHFVPLPGMLFRNLISHALIKHFANKCDGVIVPTYSTEEYLRMIGVKAPVFVQPTGIEYQRFQQVNPDDIDQLRQSLDLKDEKVLVSVSRLSNEKNIDFMIEAIDSLRQQTDVPFRFLMIGDGHQRDRLQAKIRDLGLEQHATLVGPVPPEDMATWYRLGDAFLFASKSETQGMVILEAMAAGLPVVAVRSSGIEDVVRDGLNGFKTPERQDQWCAQVKRLLEDDELRQEMSERALAFASDFSVEQFARDVHDIYATTLALTEKKRRRSSVTSGGA, encoded by the coding sequence ATGATTTTCCGAAACCCGCTGAAATGGCTGTTTTACCTTTGCCTGGGGATCGTACTCCTGCTGGTTGGGTATAAAGTCTACCTGAACCTGTTTCTGAAAGATTTTGACGGCATACATACCGAACAGGTGGAACGGATTCAGCGGACAGTCGGGGAGGACCGCCCCTTCAGCTTCGCTGTGGTTGGCAACATCAACAATTCCGTGGGCATCTTCGAGGACCGGATCATTCCGGAGCTCAATCGCTCGGGCATTGATTTCCTGGTGTCTGCCGGCAACGCCGTCAGCGGCGGCGGCGAGGACAAGTATCGGGCGCTGTACGGGTCCCTGAGCCATCTTACGATCCCCTACCTGCTCACCTTTGGCGCTCATGAGTACGAAGAGTTTGGCAGTTTCCGGTTCTACGATCACTTTGGCCCACACTTCTACAGCCTTCAGGCGGGCAACAGCCGGCTGATTTTCCTGGACAGCACCGGGAAAACCTCCTGGCAATGGCAGATCCGGTGGCTTAACGACCTGCTGAGTCGGGACACTTCCGCCGCAAGGATCCTGTTTATCGGCCACCCACCTGTAGAGCCGGAAGCCGATGCGCCATTTGATCAACAGGACGACTACCTGGCCCCGGATGCCTTTCGGGACGCGCTGTTGCAAGCCATTGAACAACACAGTATTGACCTGGTGTTCTCCGCCAACCTGTCCCTGTATTCGGATCGTCAGGTGGGCGATACCCGGTTCATTACCACCGGAGGCGCCGGGGGACTCATTCTCAACAACGACACCAGTTTTTACCATTTCGTGCGGGTAGGCGTGAGTCCGTCCGGCGAGATCAGCCACTCCCTCCAGAGACTGGAGGTGGGGCAGCACCCCATTTTCAAGCGCCTGGAAAGCCTCTGGTTTTTTATCTACTCACTGCTTTATACCGGCTACGTCAACTTTATTCTGATCGTCACGGTATTTTTGGCCATCGCCATCAAGCTCTACATCGCCATTTTTGTCGGCAAGGATTACTACCCGGACTACGATCTGGACCCGACGCCCTGGCGGGAAAGGCCCCTGAGAGTGGCCATGTTCACCAACAACTACCTGCCGTTTATTGGCGGCGTTCCGCTCTCGATCGAGCGGCTGCGGCGGGGCCTGGAGCACCTGGGCGACAGGTTGCTGGTGGTGGCCCCCAGTTACAAGGGGCAACCCGATACGGAAGAACAGGTACTGCGTGTGCCGTCATTACTCGCCATGGGGCAGAAACGGGAATTCCGGCTGGCGAATATTTTCCTGGCCCGCATCCGCAAGCGCGTCCGGGCCTTCAAACCTGACATTATCCACCTGCACCATCCTTTCTGGCTGGGATCCCTGGGACTCTTCATGGCGCGGCGGCTTAGAGTGCCCGCTGTCTACACCTACCATACGCGCCTGGAGCACTACGCCCATTTCGTGCCCCTACCCGGCATGCTGTTTCGTAACCTGATCTCCCACGCACTGATCAAGCATTTTGCCAACAAGTGCGATGGGGTCATCGTGCCGACCTACTCCACGGAAGAGTACCTGCGGATGATCGGGGTGAAGGCACCGGTCTTTGTGCAGCCAACCGGCATCGAGTATCAGCGCTTCCAGCAGGTTAACCCGGACGACATTGACCAGCTGCGCCAGTCGCTGGACCTGAAGGACGAAAAGGTATTGGTCAGCGTGTCCAGGCTCTCCAACGAGAAAAACATCGACTTCATGATCGAGGCGATAGATTCATTACGGCAGCAGACGGACGTGCCTTTCCGCTTCCTGATGATTGGGGACGGCCACCAGCGCGACCGTTTGCAGGCGAAGATCCGCGATCTCGGCCTGGAACAGCACGCCACTCTGGTGGGCCCCGTTCCACCGGAGGATATGGCAACCTGGTACCGGCTCGGGGACGCGTTTCTGTTTGCCTCCAAATCCGAGACCCAGGGCATGGTGATCCTGGAAGCCATGGCGGCCGGCCTGCCGGTGGTCGCGGTGCGCTCCAGTGGCATTGAAGACGTGGTCCGCGATGGGTTAAATGGCTTCAAGACCCCGGAGCGACAGGACCAGTGGTGTGCACAGGTGAAGCGCCTGCTGGAGGACGATGAGCTGAGACAGGAAATGTCGGAACGGGCACTCGCCTTTGCCAGTGACTTTTCAGTGGAACAGTTTGCCCGGGATGTCCACGACATCTACGCAACCACTCTGGCGCTGACGGAGAAGAAGCGACGCCGTTCATCGGTTACCTCCGGTGGTGCGTAG
- a CDS encoding chaperone modulator CbpM, whose protein sequence is MTRKDSILTVEVVEPQMVLTLRDICERGECPAEFVIKLVSYGIIAPVEDVPEVRHWRFDVAALARLRKAQRLQRDLKMNLPGLAMSLELLDEIQEMRREVDRLNQQLRQLMGEW, encoded by the coding sequence ATGACCAGGAAAGACTCGATTCTTACCGTGGAGGTGGTTGAGCCTCAAATGGTGCTGACCTTGCGGGACATTTGCGAGCGGGGAGAGTGCCCCGCCGAGTTTGTCATCAAGCTGGTGAGCTACGGCATTATCGCCCCGGTAGAGGATGTGCCGGAAGTGCGTCACTGGCGCTTTGACGTGGCCGCCCTGGCGAGGTTGCGGAAGGCGCAACGACTGCAACGGGATCTCAAGATGAATCTTCCCGGGTTGGCCATGTCCCTGGAGTTGCTGGATGAGATTCAGGAAATGCGCCGCGAAGTGGATCGCCTCAATCAGCAGTTGAGACAGTTGATGGGGGAGTGGTAG
- a CDS encoding DnaJ C-terminal domain-containing protein, with amino-acid sequence MDFKDYYAVLGVSESASPEEIKKAYRKLARKYHPDVSKEDNAASKFQDLGEAYEVLKDPEKRAEYDELRKYGARPDGSFEPPPGWQSASGFGRGGYTEADARQFSDFFEEIFGGGRGGFSSHGFGGGGFRQGARMRGEDVHARLALFLEEVFHGCEKQVSFTVHEADDRGRIVARQKNLKVKIPAGMREGQHLRLKGQGSPGIGGGEPGDLLIEVELAPHPLFSVEGRDVIVTVPITPWEAALGASVTVPTVGSKVNVKVPKGSSSGRKLRLKGKGLPGKHPGDQIVVLQIVMPEQHSDDAERLYQQLAKAEKHFNPRSKLHV; translated from the coding sequence ATGGATTTTAAAGACTATTACGCCGTTCTCGGTGTGAGTGAGTCTGCCTCTCCCGAGGAGATTAAAAAGGCCTATCGCAAGCTGGCGCGCAAGTATCATCCGGACGTCAGCAAGGAAGACAACGCTGCCTCCAAGTTCCAGGACCTGGGCGAAGCCTATGAGGTCCTGAAAGATCCGGAGAAACGGGCTGAGTACGATGAACTGCGCAAATACGGAGCCCGTCCGGATGGCTCGTTTGAGCCACCACCCGGATGGCAGAGCGCGTCCGGATTCGGGCGTGGCGGCTATACGGAGGCCGACGCCCGGCAGTTCAGTGACTTCTTCGAGGAGATCTTCGGTGGTGGTCGTGGCGGGTTTTCCAGTCATGGATTCGGCGGCGGTGGTTTTCGCCAGGGTGCCCGCATGCGTGGCGAGGATGTGCATGCCAGGCTGGCACTGTTTCTGGAAGAAGTCTTCCACGGCTGCGAGAAACAGGTGTCGTTCACGGTTCATGAAGCTGACGACCGTGGCCGGATTGTCGCCCGCCAGAAGAACCTGAAGGTCAAGATTCCCGCCGGTATGCGGGAAGGGCAGCATCTGCGCCTGAAAGGTCAGGGCTCGCCGGGTATCGGCGGCGGTGAGCCGGGCGATCTGCTGATTGAAGTGGAACTGGCTCCGCATCCGTTGTTCAGTGTGGAAGGCCGCGATGTCATCGTCACCGTTCCCATCACTCCGTGGGAAGCCGCCCTGGGGGCGTCCGTGACCGTGCCGACAGTGGGCTCGAAAGTAAATGTCAAAGTGCCCAAGGGCTCATCCAGTGGCCGCAAGCTTCGTCTCAAGGGCAAGGGGCTGCCCGGTAAACACCCCGGTGATCAGATTGTGGTGTTGCAGATCGTGATGCCAGAGCAACATTCTGACGACGCTGAGCGGTTGTATCAGCAACTGGCAAAGGCGGAAAAGCACTTCAACCCACGTAGCAAGCTTCATGTCTAA
- a CDS encoding lysylphosphatidylglycerol synthase transmembrane domain-containing protein, translating to MTDATDISYSKRSSWRRLTAFSLTFIVLTAIGLYVVYDVFAERSFSFDSDLLSPQMLGAVAGLLFIYFLSDGLRLYFTLKALGHQMPLGTMFRLVFLNLFFSNVTPMATGGGFAQIWYLHHHGVPVGRATAATTIRTVLAVFFIFSLTPVFLVTLDALDGNTLAGDVGMALAVFVIIYLSFFTVLLTRTHWLIRPLSHLLTRLHHFHLLSDARHRRWQFKARREMLRFSHSFRDYLGGRPLFIGLSILFTAIFLLSLFSFPALLIHGLGYDVDYLISLGLLVVTTFIMYFAPTPGASGISEGVFGTFFRDILSGNHLILVIVSWRLLTIYLGMLIGLLVLQRELVRNRRTSG from the coding sequence ATGACCGATGCAACCGATATCAGCTACTCGAAACGCTCTTCCTGGCGAAGGCTGACCGCCTTCAGCCTGACGTTTATCGTACTGACGGCTATCGGCCTGTATGTCGTCTACGATGTGTTTGCCGAACGCAGCTTCAGTTTCGATTCCGACCTGTTGTCCCCGCAGATGCTGGGCGCTGTTGCCGGCCTGCTGTTCATCTATTTTCTGTCCGACGGCTTGCGGTTGTACTTTACCCTGAAGGCACTTGGACATCAGATGCCCCTGGGCACAATGTTCCGCCTGGTGTTCCTCAACCTGTTCTTTTCCAATGTCACGCCCATGGCCACCGGGGGCGGCTTCGCACAGATCTGGTACCTGCATCATCATGGCGTACCCGTCGGGCGGGCAACCGCTGCCACCACCATCCGCACCGTTCTGGCGGTGTTTTTTATATTCTCCCTGACACCGGTTTTCCTGGTTACTCTGGATGCCCTGGATGGCAACACCCTTGCCGGCGATGTGGGTATGGCGCTCGCGGTTTTTGTGATCATCTACCTGAGCTTTTTCACCGTTCTGCTGACTCGTACCCATTGGCTGATCCGGCCACTCAGTCATTTGCTGACAAGACTCCATCACTTCCATCTTCTCAGCGACGCCCGGCACCGGCGCTGGCAATTCAAGGCCCGCCGGGAAATGCTGAGGTTCTCACACAGTTTCCGTGACTACCTCGGCGGCCGCCCGCTGTTTATTGGTCTGTCGATTCTGTTCACCGCGATCTTCCTCCTCAGCCTGTTCAGCTTCCCTGCCCTGTTGATCCACGGGCTCGGCTACGACGTGGACTACCTGATCTCCCTGGGGCTGCTGGTGGTGACCACATTCATCATGTATTTCGCGCCAACTCCGGGAGCATCCGGCATTTCCGAGGGTGTCTTTGGCACCTTCTTCCGGGATATCCTGTCAGGCAATCACCTGATTCTGGTGATCGTGAGCTGGCGCCTGCTGACCATCTATCTGGGGATGCTTATAGGCCTGCTGGTTCTCCAAAGGGAGCTTGTCAGAAACCGCAGGACATCCGGATGA
- a CDS encoding DUF481 domain-containing protein → MGLKQVTAITAILMSPLAIAESKDWKGEAELGVLKTTGNTEETNTNGRLGLVHEVIDWRNIGDFRSAYSEAEDETTAERYRADLETNYKFDENQYWFLRGGYEDDRFSGYDFQSSATTGYGNRILRWGDESFLDLSVGAGYRFNKLEEPDEDGNRDEEEAIARLAAQFDYALSETSLFRQKLSSEIGLDENNVITESETSLQASVVGNLSLKVAYRVKHVSDAPPDSDKTDTETSLSLLYGF, encoded by the coding sequence ATGGGACTGAAACAGGTAACGGCCATCACCGCGATTCTGATGTCGCCCCTGGCGATAGCCGAGTCGAAAGACTGGAAAGGTGAGGCGGAACTGGGTGTCCTCAAAACCACGGGCAATACCGAGGAAACCAACACCAATGGTCGCCTGGGCCTGGTGCACGAGGTTATCGATTGGCGCAACATCGGTGACTTCCGTTCAGCCTATTCCGAGGCTGAAGACGAAACCACCGCCGAACGCTACCGGGCGGACCTGGAAACCAACTACAAGTTTGATGAGAACCAGTACTGGTTCCTGCGTGGTGGTTACGAGGACGATCGGTTCTCCGGTTATGACTTCCAGTCGTCCGCGACCACCGGTTACGGTAATCGCATCCTGCGTTGGGGCGATGAGTCGTTCCTTGACCTGTCGGTGGGTGCTGGTTATCGATTCAACAAGCTGGAGGAGCCGGACGAAGACGGCAACCGGGATGAGGAAGAGGCGATTGCCCGTCTGGCGGCGCAGTTTGACTACGCCCTGTCCGAGACCTCCCTGTTTCGCCAGAAGCTGAGCTCTGAAATCGGTCTGGACGAGAACAACGTCATCACCGAATCGGAGACGTCGTTGCAGGCCAGTGTCGTGGGCAATCTGTCCCTGAAAGTGGCTTACCGGGTCAAGCACGTCTCCGATGCGCCCCCCGATTCGGATAAAACCGATACTGAGACGTCCCTGTCTCTGCTGTACGGTTTCTGA
- a CDS encoding thioredoxin domain-containing protein, translating to MGEAKRRKETGAPPPRKGNNRKPLIIGASVLVIVLAVIGLFFLTATPDPTSDELPVAAPNADAFPAELDRYGTSVGDPEAPVVVREFADYQCPACGRFSDASQQLKETYVDSGQVRFVYFDLPLQQHQNAMPAALAARCAGDQGNYWAMHDQLFDQQTEWSGSGDPVATFTRYASELGLEERRFRRCMDTELHREAVEQSRRVAMQLKVTSTPTVLVDNIRLTRPGWGQLSAVVERELADSRQD from the coding sequence ATGGGTGAAGCCAAACGACGCAAGGAAACCGGTGCCCCTCCCCCGAGGAAGGGCAATAATCGCAAGCCCCTGATTATAGGTGCGTCGGTCCTGGTGATTGTGCTGGCCGTCATCGGCCTGTTTTTCCTCACCGCGACCCCGGACCCGACGTCCGATGAATTGCCGGTGGCTGCCCCGAATGCCGACGCGTTTCCGGCAGAGCTGGACCGTTACGGCACGTCAGTCGGTGATCCCGAGGCCCCGGTGGTTGTCCGGGAGTTTGCGGACTACCAGTGTCCCGCCTGTGGCAGGTTCTCCGATGCCAGCCAACAGTTGAAAGAGACGTACGTTGACTCCGGGCAGGTACGGTTTGTCTATTTCGATTTGCCATTGCAGCAACACCAGAATGCCATGCCTGCGGCCCTGGCGGCGCGGTGTGCGGGTGATCAGGGTAATTACTGGGCCATGCACGATCAGCTGTTTGACCAGCAGACAGAGTGGAGCGGCTCGGGCGACCCGGTGGCAACCTTTACCCGCTACGCCAGCGAGCTGGGCCTGGAAGAGCGCCGCTTTCGCCGCTGTATGGACACGGAACTGCACCGGGAAGCCGTGGAACAGAGTCGGCGAGTGGCCATGCAGCTGAAGGTAACCAGCACGCCGACGGTACTGGTCGACAACATCCGCCTGACCCGACCGGGCTGGGGGCAGTTATCCGCTGTGGTCGAGCGGGAGCTGGCGGACAGCCGCCAGGATTAA
- a CDS encoding YbgA family protein, translated as MSGIPVGISTCLLGKEVRHDGGHKHSRYCTQVLSKHFEFRSICPELEAGLGVPRPAIHLREYPEGLRLIETKGTADHTDAMQSFIDEVIPSLANLRGYILMAKSPSCGMERIKVHNEEGRVVHRDGRGMFAEALINAYPLMPVEEEGRLNDDMLRENFIERVFAYDDWMQNVAGDKLSPQALIEFHTRHKFQLLAHSERIYRQLGPMLGDLKSEPLPQLADRYIHLFMEAMSQKVSRGSHVNAMQHLMGYLRDSMADEDRKVLMEQIEAYHRGEIPLVVPMTLLRMAQRREPVDYLHTQQYLTPYPDELGLRNKV; from the coding sequence GTGAGCGGCATACCTGTTGGGATCAGCACCTGTCTGCTGGGCAAGGAAGTTCGCCACGATGGCGGACATAAGCATTCCCGTTACTGCACTCAGGTGCTCTCGAAGCATTTTGAGTTCCGTTCCATCTGCCCGGAACTGGAAGCCGGCCTGGGCGTACCACGCCCGGCCATTCACCTGCGGGAATATCCGGAGGGGTTACGACTGATTGAAACCAAAGGCACGGCGGACCACACCGATGCCATGCAGTCCTTCATTGACGAGGTAATCCCCTCGCTGGCCAACCTTCGTGGTTACATCCTGATGGCGAAATCCCCAAGCTGTGGCATGGAGCGCATCAAGGTCCATAACGAGGAAGGCCGGGTGGTGCATCGTGACGGGCGCGGTATGTTTGCCGAGGCGCTGATCAACGCTTATCCGCTGATGCCCGTCGAGGAAGAAGGCCGGCTGAACGATGATATGCTGCGGGAAAACTTCATTGAGCGGGTTTTCGCCTACGACGACTGGATGCAGAATGTGGCGGGCGACAAGCTCTCACCCCAGGCGCTGATCGAATTCCATACCCGCCACAAGTTCCAGTTGCTGGCCCATTCGGAACGCATCTACCGCCAGCTTGGCCCGATGCTGGGCGACCTGAAGTCCGAACCGCTGCCCCAGCTGGCCGATCGCTATATCCACCTGTTCATGGAGGCCATGAGCCAGAAAGTCAGCCGCGGTTCCCATGTGAACGCCATGCAGCATCTGATGGGCTACCTGAGGGATTCTATGGCGGATGAGGACCGCAAGGTGCTGATGGAGCAGATAGAAGCTTATCACCGTGGGGAAATCCCCCTGGTAGTGCCGATGACACTGCTGCGCATGGCACAACGACGGGAACCGGTGGATTACCTCCACACCCAGCAATATCTCACGCCTTATCCCGATGAGCTGGGCTTACGCAACAAGGTATAG
- a CDS encoding DUF3348 family protein: MTQTNPRHTGHSRSRLLRLAAPSGGAIPDDTLPCFAERLGRLFGLGNTMSLDAALSFRGGQPTVTQSAVVERLSRELATTRQALIGRIHGYGDDIEREDPVAFETYLNSWLTLQRKIAATTRQLRDKVRKDMKNQGQALARLAELDSVFDHTMAGYTSQCFSQISKVLEQRFQALMTSSGQHREPDTQSGDPLHRYCEEAQNLLIAELDVRLEPVLGLLEACYNEVSDSL, translated from the coding sequence ATGACGCAAACCAACCCTCGACATACCGGTCACTCCCGGTCAAGGCTGTTACGACTGGCAGCGCCTTCGGGCGGTGCCATCCCTGACGACACCCTACCGTGTTTTGCCGAACGCCTCGGCCGGTTGTTCGGGCTTGGGAATACCATGAGTCTGGATGCCGCGCTGTCCTTCCGTGGTGGCCAGCCTACCGTGACCCAGAGTGCAGTGGTCGAGCGACTGTCGCGGGAACTGGCCACCACCCGCCAGGCTCTGATTGGCCGGATTCACGGCTACGGGGATGATATTGAGCGGGAAGATCCGGTTGCGTTCGAGACTTACCTGAACAGTTGGCTCACACTGCAACGTAAAATCGCTGCTACCACCCGCCAGTTGCGGGATAAGGTGCGCAAGGATATGAAAAATCAGGGCCAGGCTCTGGCCCGGCTGGCAGAGCTGGACTCGGTGTTTGATCACACCATGGCCGGTTACACCAGCCAGTGTTTTTCTCAAATTTCAAAGGTACTGGAGCAGCGGTTCCAGGCCCTGATGACATCCTCTGGGCAACACCGGGAACCGGACACTCAGTCTGGTGACCCGCTCCACCGTTACTGTGAGGAAGCACAGAACCTTCTAATTGCTGAGCTGGACGTTCGGCTGGAGCCGGTACTGGGGTTGCTGGAGGCATGCTACAACGAGGTTAGCGATTCTCTATGA
- a CDS encoding GntR family transcriptional regulator has protein sequence MDFQVPNTLAEQIANYLAERIMTGQIRPGERIHEATTATELNVSRASVKEALYTLERWHLVDITPRKGASATRLDAEHASELYDVYMHLLLMLAAKVCERWREEDKPRMLEVVGKVIEQMKKPSVDITSVVEASFEVMEVCCEVAGNPYLTEALSNFKPAVSRAYYLSAERYRQGLAQTSEFFTQLPQAVLARDADKAQALIREFAEHQKALIQQALAS, from the coding sequence ATGGATTTCCAGGTTCCCAATACCCTTGCCGAGCAAATAGCCAATTATCTCGCCGAACGTATCATGACCGGCCAAATCCGGCCCGGTGAGCGGATTCATGAAGCCACCACCGCGACGGAACTGAACGTCAGCCGGGCCTCGGTCAAGGAAGCGCTGTATACCCTGGAGCGCTGGCATCTGGTTGATATCACACCGCGCAAGGGGGCGTCGGCGACGCGTCTGGATGCAGAGCATGCGTCGGAGTTGTATGACGTCTACATGCACCTGTTATTAATGCTGGCAGCCAAGGTGTGTGAACGATGGCGGGAAGAAGACAAGCCACGGATGCTGGAGGTCGTCGGGAAGGTCATTGAGCAGATGAAAAAGCCATCGGTCGATATTACGTCGGTGGTGGAAGCCAGCTTTGAGGTGATGGAAGTCTGCTGCGAGGTGGCTGGGAACCCCTACCTCACTGAAGCGCTCTCGAACTTCAAGCCGGCGGTGAGTCGTGCCTACTACTTGAGCGCAGAACGCTACCGTCAGGGGTTGGCGCAGACCAGCGAGTTCTTTACACAACTGCCACAGGCGGTGCTGGCGCGGGACGCCGACAAGGCGCAGGCGCTGATCCGGGAGTTTGCCGAACACCAGAAAGCCCTGATCCAGCAGGCACTGGCCTCCTGA